A single window of Pseudarthrobacter psychrotolerans DNA harbors:
- a CDS encoding aquaporin: MTTPVPVHRDPASGLTAGSGAEIRHGLVSRLSAEAFGSLFIVVAGLGVPLFSIPQSSPLPAALAAGLAVTAAMLAFGYVSGGHFNPAVTVGHAVAGRIRLSDAAAYIGAQLVGGLLGALALFGILRTLPGIKDSRTAFDTVTAGFGEHSIIQAPLAGVLLLEVLGAAILVAVFLGTTARNNMNKTAAAVAVGLAFAVLLQLGLSVGNAPFNPARATASAVFSSSWSLEQLWLFWVAPLAGAAIAGLVFRGFAEPVAAGTASAAGSGAAGSGLDDSAADDVEDLDDEDVDVDADEADVADETAAMPAKAAAAAMPAPAHATADQPDNSRDEAQDFFDGKRG, encoded by the coding sequence ATGACCACGCCTGTGCCCGTCCACCGTGATCCCGCCTCCGGGCTGACTGCCGGCAGCGGTGCCGAAATCCGGCACGGGCTGGTGTCCAGGCTGTCTGCAGAAGCCTTCGGCAGCCTTTTCATAGTGGTGGCAGGGCTGGGCGTCCCGCTGTTCTCCATCCCGCAGTCCAGCCCGCTGCCTGCCGCGCTCGCAGCAGGCCTCGCGGTGACCGCGGCGATGCTTGCCTTCGGCTACGTTTCCGGCGGACACTTCAACCCTGCGGTGACCGTTGGCCACGCCGTCGCCGGCCGGATCCGGCTCAGTGACGCTGCCGCGTACATCGGTGCGCAGTTGGTGGGCGGGCTTCTGGGCGCCCTCGCACTCTTCGGCATCCTGCGGACCCTGCCGGGCATCAAGGACAGCCGCACGGCGTTCGACACCGTGACCGCCGGATTCGGCGAACATTCCATCATCCAGGCGCCCCTCGCCGGCGTGCTCCTGCTGGAAGTACTCGGGGCCGCGATCCTGGTCGCAGTGTTCCTGGGGACCACCGCGCGCAACAACATGAACAAGACGGCGGCTGCCGTCGCCGTGGGCCTCGCCTTCGCCGTCCTGCTGCAGCTTGGCCTGTCCGTGGGCAACGCGCCGTTCAACCCCGCCCGCGCCACGGCCTCGGCCGTCTTCAGCTCCAGCTGGTCCCTTGAGCAGCTGTGGCTATTCTGGGTTGCTCCCTTGGCAGGCGCGGCCATCGCCGGGCTGGTCTTCCGTGGGTTCGCCGAGCCGGTTGCTGCTGGTACGGCTTCGGCCGCTGGATCAGGCGCCGCCGGATCAGGGCTTGACGACAGCGCTGCCGACGACGTTGAGGATCTTGACGACGAGGATGTTGACGTCGATGCCGACGAGGCCGACGTCGCTGACGAGACCGCTGCGATGCCTGCCAAGGCCGCTGCCGCGGCCATGCCCGCACCGGCCCATGCCACCGCGGACCAGCCGGACAACAGCCGCGACGAGGCCCAGGACTTCTTCGACGGAAAGCGCGGCTAG
- a CDS encoding ADP-ribosylglycohydrolase family protein — protein MSIEPGAVAAPPLKSRIHGCLLGGALGDSLGYAVAFDSIEAIRQRFGPAGLTDLAALDGGSNFSDDTQLTLYTVDGLVEVLEWANDGVGADANACVWLAYLRWLDTQGESVPPQAPAQPPRWIDGNEVLRRRRAPEKTCISGLATGEMGTVYRPVNPESKGRGTVMRSAPFGLIPYIASDAVYKLSADAASLTHGHPSARQSAGSFSLLIHRLVAGDTLADAAAAVLEEVRGLKDVAAELPERLESAIRCAGTGVLSPEELVRQLGEGWVAEEAFAVGLYAVLATAPGADSTLSPQGHFRAAIALAVNHSGVSDSTGSIAGNILGAYYGEECLPPEWLDALEAPHVIRGMADLLVGVTTA, from the coding sequence ATGAGCATTGAACCGGGCGCTGTTGCCGCGCCCCCGCTGAAGTCCCGCATCCACGGCTGCCTCCTGGGCGGAGCCTTAGGAGACTCGCTGGGTTACGCGGTGGCGTTTGACTCGATCGAGGCCATCCGCCAGCGCTTCGGCCCCGCGGGCCTGACGGACCTGGCAGCGCTCGACGGCGGGAGCAACTTTTCGGACGACACGCAGCTGACGCTGTACACCGTGGACGGACTGGTGGAGGTGCTCGAATGGGCCAATGACGGCGTGGGCGCCGATGCGAACGCCTGCGTGTGGCTGGCCTATCTCCGCTGGCTGGACACCCAGGGTGAGTCTGTACCACCGCAGGCCCCGGCCCAGCCGCCGCGGTGGATCGACGGCAACGAGGTGCTGAGGCGCCGCCGCGCCCCGGAAAAGACGTGCATCAGCGGACTGGCCACCGGTGAAATGGGGACGGTCTACCGGCCGGTGAACCCTGAGTCGAAAGGCCGCGGAACGGTGATGCGGTCCGCGCCGTTCGGCCTGATTCCTTACATAGCGTCCGACGCCGTCTATAAGTTGAGTGCCGACGCCGCCTCCCTGACGCACGGCCATCCGTCCGCACGGCAAAGTGCCGGCAGCTTCAGTCTGCTGATCCACCGCCTGGTGGCCGGTGACACGCTGGCGGACGCCGCGGCGGCGGTCCTGGAGGAGGTGCGTGGCCTGAAGGATGTGGCGGCGGAACTTCCCGAGCGGCTCGAATCGGCCATCCGCTGTGCGGGAACAGGCGTCCTGTCGCCGGAGGAACTGGTTCGGCAGCTCGGCGAGGGATGGGTCGCGGAGGAAGCGTTCGCCGTCGGGCTTTACGCTGTCCTGGCCACAGCGCCTGGTGCGGACTCCACCTTGTCGCCGCAAGGCCATTTCCGGGCGGCCATTGCGCTGGCCGTCAACCACAGCGGCGTCAGCGATTCCACGGGATCCATCGCGGGAAACATCCTGGGCGCCTACTACGGCGAAGAGTGCCTGCCCCCGGAATGGCTCGACGCCCTCGAAGCGCCGCACGTCATCCGCGGCATGGCCGATCTGCTGGTGGGCGTTACGACCGCTTGA
- a CDS encoding DUF4395 domain-containing protein: protein MSKLTDGQTTGINWSAVFAFPNPVNEYAARITAGLVVLLAGATLLSGSVWGLLLIAAGFWLRVLFGPRISPLALLSVKVLAPRLGSARLVPGPPKRFAQGMGTVVSTTALILFLAGAAPAAWIALAVLIAAASLEAFAGFCLGCVIFGVLQRRGLIPEDICEACNNVALKRS from the coding sequence ATGAGCAAACTAACGGACGGCCAAACAACCGGAATCAACTGGTCCGCCGTGTTCGCCTTTCCCAACCCCGTCAATGAGTACGCGGCCCGGATCACCGCCGGCCTGGTGGTGCTGCTGGCGGGCGCCACACTGCTGAGCGGGTCCGTTTGGGGACTGCTGCTGATCGCCGCAGGCTTCTGGCTGCGGGTGCTCTTCGGGCCACGGATTTCGCCGCTGGCCCTGCTGTCCGTCAAGGTCCTGGCGCCGCGGCTGGGCAGCGCACGCCTGGTTCCCGGACCGCCCAAGCGTTTTGCCCAGGGCATGGGAACGGTGGTGTCCACGACGGCGCTGATCCTGTTCCTTGCCGGCGCTGCCCCCGCAGCCTGGATTGCGCTGGCGGTTCTCATTGCGGCTGCTTCGCTGGAGGCTTTCGCCGGGTTCTGCCTGGGCTGCGTCATCTTCGGAGTGCTGCAGCGCCGGGGACTGATCCCGGAGGACATCTGCGAGGCCTGCAACAACGTGGCGCTCAAGCGGTCGTAA
- a CDS encoding exonuclease domain-containing protein codes for MGLDFTAIDFETANGFRGSPCAVGLTKVRGGRVVDEASWLMRPPVNHDHFEYHNVRVHGIKATDVAGRPRFGDLFPEIGAFIGGDILAAHNAAFDLGVIRSGLEVSGLPGPAYDYVCTVMLSRRCYSLVSNSLPFAAEEAGVPLVNHHDAAEDARACAGILIDIAARNNANSIAELYLSLGLVLPHQEAFDPAHDVLSKASLTALAGAAAGGNSPALVRPFLSGWPEEGANPVPNADAEPTHPLYGQTVVFTGELSMARPEAKVRSAELGARPESRVTARTTVLVVGDGFVAADLRSGRLTGKARRVLELHDRGQPIEVLSEGEFLQMVGG; via the coding sequence GTGGGTTTGGACTTTACGGCGATCGACTTCGAGACGGCCAATGGCTTCCGGGGTTCACCGTGCGCTGTTGGCCTGACGAAAGTCCGGGGCGGGCGTGTGGTGGACGAGGCGTCGTGGCTGATGCGTCCGCCGGTCAACCACGACCACTTCGAATACCACAACGTCAGGGTCCACGGAATAAAGGCCACCGACGTGGCCGGCCGTCCCCGCTTCGGGGACCTGTTCCCGGAGATTGGTGCCTTCATCGGGGGCGACATCCTGGCGGCGCACAACGCGGCCTTCGACCTGGGTGTGATCCGGTCAGGGCTGGAGGTCTCCGGCCTGCCCGGCCCTGCCTATGACTACGTCTGCACGGTGATGCTGTCCCGGCGCTGCTACTCCCTGGTCTCCAATTCCTTGCCGTTCGCCGCAGAGGAAGCCGGTGTGCCGCTGGTCAACCATCACGATGCCGCAGAAGATGCCCGGGCCTGCGCCGGCATCCTGATTGACATCGCTGCGCGGAACAACGCGAACAGCATCGCCGAGCTGTACCTCTCGCTGGGCCTGGTCCTGCCGCACCAGGAGGCGTTTGACCCGGCGCACGATGTCCTGTCCAAAGCCAGCCTGACCGCACTTGCCGGCGCCGCCGCCGGCGGAAACAGCCCCGCGCTGGTGCGCCCGTTCCTGTCCGGCTGGCCGGAAGAGGGCGCAAACCCCGTCCCCAATGCCGATGCCGAACCCACCCACCCGCTGTACGGCCAGACCGTTGTCTTCACCGGTGAGCTCTCCATGGCCCGGCCGGAAGCGAAGGTGCGTTCGGCCGAGCTGGGTGCCCGGCCGGAAAGCCGCGTGACGGCCCGCACCACGGTGCTGGTGGTGGGTGACGGTTTTGTGGCCGCGGACCTGCGGTCCGGCAGGCTGACCGGCAAGGCCCGGCGCGTACTGGAGCTCCACGACCGCGGCCAGCCCATTGAAGTACTCTCCGAAGGCGAGTTCCTGCAGATGGTGGGCGGCTGA
- a CDS encoding VTT domain-containing protein has translation MSDLAAPMLGGAGPVQPQLASFLPDWLNPQIFLADPALAPWVVLLVCGIVFAETGLLVGFFLPGDSMLFTAGLLVATDTIQFNVWLLALLITISAIIGNQAGYLIGSKAGPAIFNKPNSRLFKRENVENAHAFFEKHGGKALILARFVPIIRTFVPVIVGVAQMDKKKFFLFNVIGAVLWGSGVTLLGYLLGDRVPWVRENLDIIFIAIVLVSVIPIGIEVLRGLSAKRQAAKFGTDAVDEFIEEHAPGEERKTNLD, from the coding sequence ATCAGCGACCTTGCCGCGCCCATGCTGGGTGGTGCAGGACCGGTCCAGCCGCAGCTGGCCTCCTTCCTGCCCGACTGGCTGAACCCCCAGATTTTCCTGGCCGATCCCGCACTTGCGCCCTGGGTGGTGCTGCTGGTCTGCGGAATTGTCTTTGCCGAGACCGGACTGCTGGTGGGATTCTTCCTCCCCGGCGACTCGATGCTGTTCACCGCAGGGCTGCTGGTGGCAACGGACACCATCCAGTTCAATGTCTGGCTCCTGGCGCTCCTGATCACCATTTCCGCCATCATCGGCAACCAGGCCGGCTACCTGATCGGTTCCAAGGCCGGCCCCGCCATCTTCAACAAGCCGAACTCGCGCCTCTTCAAGCGCGAAAACGTGGAGAACGCACACGCCTTCTTCGAAAAGCACGGCGGTAAGGCACTGATCCTCGCCCGCTTCGTGCCGATCATCCGGACCTTCGTGCCCGTGATCGTGGGCGTCGCCCAGATGGACAAAAAGAAGTTCTTCCTGTTCAACGTGATCGGCGCGGTCCTGTGGGGCAGCGGCGTCACCCTGTTGGGCTACCTGCTCGGCGACAGGGTCCCGTGGGTCCGGGAGAACCTCGACATCATCTTCATCGCCATCGTGCTGGTCTCCGTGATCCCGATCGGCATCGAAGTTCTCCGCGGCCTGTCGGCCAAGCGCCAGGCTGCCAAATTCGGTACGGACGCCGTCGACGAATTCATTGAGGAACACGCTCCGGGCGAAGAGCGCAAGACCAACCTGGACTAG
- the rdgB gene encoding RdgB/HAM1 family non-canonical purine NTP pyrophosphatase has protein sequence MNTSAVNAEPEAQSTPRLVLATHNKGKLKELRELLRGQVPGLDVDTQVVDAAAAGAPDVVETGVTFAENALLKARAVAESTGLVAIADDSGLAVDVLGGAPGIFSARWSGRHGDDAANLRLLLDQLADVPDGHRGAAFVCAAALAVPGPGAGSREVVEYGQLEGTLLHESRGEGGFGYDPVLQPAGEDRSCAELSAAEKNAISHRGQAFRALLPAIVDALARQ, from the coding sequence GTGAACACCAGCGCTGTGAATGCTGAACCTGAGGCCCAGTCCACACCCCGCCTCGTCCTGGCCACGCACAACAAGGGCAAGCTCAAGGAGCTCCGCGAGCTGCTGCGCGGACAGGTCCCCGGGCTCGACGTCGACACCCAGGTAGTGGACGCCGCGGCGGCAGGTGCGCCCGACGTCGTCGAAACCGGTGTGACGTTCGCCGAAAACGCGCTGTTGAAGGCGCGGGCTGTTGCCGAGTCCACGGGCCTGGTGGCGATCGCCGACGATTCGGGGCTGGCCGTGGACGTGCTGGGCGGGGCGCCGGGAATCTTTTCCGCGCGCTGGTCCGGCCGGCACGGTGACGATGCCGCCAACCTGAGGCTTTTGCTGGACCAGCTCGCGGATGTCCCGGACGGGCACCGCGGGGCCGCCTTTGTCTGCGCTGCGGCCCTGGCGGTCCCGGGACCCGGCGCGGGGAGCCGCGAAGTGGTGGAGTACGGCCAGCTTGAGGGGACCCTCCTGCACGAATCCCGCGGTGAGGGTGGCTTCGGCTACGACCCCGTGCTGCAGCCGGCCGGTGAGGACCGCAGCTGCGCAGAATTGTCAGCGGCGGAAAAGAACGCTATCAGCCACCGTGGGCAGGCCTTCCGGGCCCTGCTGCCGGCCATCGTCGACGCACTGGCGCGCCAGTAG
- the rph gene encoding ribonuclease PH produces the protein MTSEATAVPVVRADGRAPDQLRPISITRGWSKQAEGSALIEFGNTRVLCTASLTAGVPRWLKGEGRGWVTAEYAMLPRATNTRSDRESVKGKIGGRTHEISRLIGRSLRSIIDTKALGENTIVLDCDVLQADGGTRTAAITGAYVALADAIRFARDNKLIAKNAQPLIDTIAAVSVGIIDGVPMLDLPYVEDVRAETDMNVVVTGSGKFVEVQGTAEGAPFDRDELNQLLDLALMGTTALAAIQRETLADVL, from the coding sequence ATGACTTCTGAAGCAACCGCAGTGCCCGTAGTGCGCGCCGATGGCCGCGCCCCTGACCAGCTCCGCCCCATCAGCATCACCCGCGGATGGTCCAAGCAGGCCGAGGGATCGGCCCTCATCGAGTTCGGCAACACCAGGGTCCTGTGCACGGCGTCCCTGACGGCCGGGGTGCCGCGCTGGCTCAAGGGCGAAGGCCGCGGCTGGGTCACGGCGGAATACGCCATGCTTCCCCGGGCAACCAACACCCGCTCCGACCGCGAGTCGGTCAAGGGCAAAATCGGCGGGCGGACCCACGAAATTTCCCGGCTGATCGGACGCTCGCTGCGTTCCATCATTGACACCAAGGCCCTGGGCGAAAACACGATCGTCCTGGACTGCGACGTCCTCCAGGCCGACGGCGGAACCCGCACCGCGGCCATCACCGGTGCCTACGTGGCACTCGCGGACGCCATCCGGTTCGCCCGCGACAACAAACTGATCGCCAAGAACGCCCAGCCCCTGATCGACACGATCGCAGCCGTTTCGGTGGGCATCATCGACGGCGTGCCCATGCTGGACCTGCCCTACGTTGAAGACGTCCGCGCCGAAACCGACATGAACGTGGTGGTCACCGGCTCCGGGAAGTTCGTTGAAGTCCAGGGCACCGCAGAGGGCGCTCCCTTCGACCGTGACGAGCTCAACCAACTGCTGGACCTGGCCCTCATGGGCACCACCGCGCTGGCGGCGATCCAACGCGAAACCCTCGCAGACGTACTGTGA
- a CDS encoding MBL fold metallo-hydrolase: MKLTIVGCTGSFPGPGSPASCYLLTANDGERTWKIVMDLGSGALGAIQRYTDLEDIDAIFLTHLHPDHCMDLCGLHVAVRWKPGGWGRGRIPVWGPAATADRMATAYGLELDPGMHEEFDFTNWTERESVTVGPFTVTPFAVNHPVEEAYALRVEVTEPDKQGHPVRRVLTYSGDTDSCAGLEEAAKDADLFLCEAAFEEGRDDAIKDVHLTGKRAGEAAERAGARRLLLTHIPVWTSPTTVMAEARPVFGGDVAVAVAGVHYTV, translated from the coding sequence GTGAAACTCACCATCGTCGGCTGCACCGGCTCGTTCCCCGGCCCGGGCTCCCCGGCGTCCTGCTACCTCCTGACCGCCAACGACGGCGAGCGGACGTGGAAAATCGTGATGGACCTTGGCAGCGGAGCCTTGGGCGCCATCCAGCGCTACACGGACCTTGAGGACATCGACGCGATCTTCCTGACCCACCTGCACCCGGACCACTGCATGGACCTGTGCGGGCTGCACGTGGCGGTCCGCTGGAAGCCCGGCGGCTGGGGACGCGGCAGGATTCCGGTGTGGGGCCCCGCCGCTACGGCGGACAGAATGGCCACCGCCTACGGCCTGGAGCTGGATCCGGGGATGCACGAGGAATTCGACTTCACCAACTGGACGGAACGGGAATCCGTCACGGTGGGGCCGTTCACGGTGACGCCCTTTGCGGTCAACCACCCCGTGGAGGAGGCCTACGCCCTGCGGGTGGAAGTGACCGAACCGGACAAGCAGGGCCATCCGGTCCGCCGGGTCCTGACCTATTCCGGGGACACCGATTCCTGCGCCGGGCTGGAGGAAGCGGCGAAGGATGCTGATCTGTTCCTGTGCGAGGCCGCGTTTGAGGAAGGCCGCGACGACGCCATCAAGGATGTCCACCTGACCGGCAAGCGCGCCGGCGAGGCGGCGGAGCGCGCCGGCGCACGCCGGTTGCTGCTCACGCACATCCCCGTCTGGACATCGCCCACCACCGTTATGGCCGAAGCTCGCCCCGTGTTCGGCGGCGACGTGGCCGTTGCCGTGGCCGGTGTGCACTACACCGTCTGA
- the murI gene encoding glutamate racemase produces MAAAPGKTYPRIIMTTASSMDPSDAAASDSAASSTTGPVGSRPIGVFDSGVGGLTVARSIIDQLPNESILYVGDTANGPYGPLPIAEVRANALGVMDELVDSGVKLLTIACNSASAAVLRDARERYTAKYGIPVIEVIQPAVRRAVAATRSGRVGVIGTSATVGSRAYEDTFAAAPDLAITSVACPEFVSYVEAGITTGPALLAIAEEYLAPLKAAGVDTVVLGCTHYPLLTGVISYVMGDAVTLVSSAEETAKDVYRALATHDLQRTAATPPEHHFIATGDAGQFETLARRFLGPEVLSVRHVDHVAAQYPTGSLARITPEMIAAAQTASARQSSSGPRISNFVGAHRAGGPAL; encoded by the coding sequence ATGGCTGCGGCCCCGGGGAAGACCTATCCTCGAATAATCATGACTACAGCCTCGAGCATGGATCCGTCAGACGCAGCCGCATCGGACTCCGCGGCCAGCAGCACCACCGGCCCGGTGGGGTCCCGTCCCATCGGCGTCTTTGATTCCGGTGTCGGCGGACTGACGGTGGCGCGGTCCATCATCGACCAGCTTCCCAACGAGTCCATCCTCTATGTGGGGGATACCGCCAACGGGCCTTATGGGCCGTTGCCCATCGCCGAAGTCCGCGCCAACGCGCTGGGCGTGATGGACGAACTGGTGGACTCCGGCGTCAAGCTCCTGACCATTGCCTGCAACTCGGCGTCGGCGGCTGTCCTGCGGGACGCCCGCGAGCGGTACACCGCAAAATACGGCATTCCCGTCATCGAGGTGATCCAGCCGGCCGTCCGGCGGGCCGTCGCTGCCACCCGGAGCGGGCGTGTCGGCGTCATCGGTACCTCTGCCACCGTTGGTTCGCGGGCTTACGAAGACACGTTTGCCGCCGCGCCGGACCTGGCGATCACGTCCGTGGCCTGCCCGGAATTCGTGAGCTACGTGGAGGCCGGGATCACCACCGGACCCGCCCTGCTGGCCATCGCCGAAGAATACCTGGCGCCCTTGAAGGCGGCCGGCGTGGACACCGTGGTGCTGGGCTGCACGCACTATCCGCTGCTGACCGGCGTCATTTCGTACGTGATGGGCGACGCCGTGACGCTGGTGTCCAGCGCCGAGGAAACGGCGAAGGACGTCTACCGGGCCCTCGCCACGCACGATCTTCAGCGCACCGCCGCGACACCGCCCGAACACCACTTCATCGCCACCGGCGACGCCGGCCAGTTCGAAACGCTGGCCCGCCGTTTCCTTGGCCCCGAGGTCCTGTCAGTCCGGCACGTGGACCACGTGGCGGCCCAGTACCCCACCGGCAGCCTGGCGCGGATCACCCCCGAGATGATCGCCGCCGCGCAGACCGCAAGCGCCCGGCAGTCGTCGTCGGGACCCAGGATTTCGAACTTCGTGGGCGCCCACAGGGCCGGAGGTCCTGCCCTGTGA
- a CDS encoding DUF2017 domain-containing protein yields the protein MAKAFKYGLKGITGFLEPAERELLRSLIDDVISMLQPAENASQDPLAALIGLDMDVQEPTDRAVKRLLPNVMKNDDGASLEFRQLTERSLRETKIGALRAAALDLDKDGMVLTAEGARLWSMALNDVRLVLAERLDIRDEEDAGHVHLMQDWSQAEDVESYLALVYNFTTWLQESLVQAMLQSLDSRA from the coding sequence GTGGCTAAGGCATTCAAATACGGACTCAAGGGCATCACCGGGTTCCTGGAACCCGCCGAACGGGAGCTGCTCCGCAGCCTGATCGACGACGTCATCTCCATGCTCCAGCCGGCCGAAAACGCCAGCCAGGATCCGCTGGCCGCCCTGATCGGACTGGATATGGACGTCCAGGAGCCGACCGACCGCGCGGTTAAGCGGTTGCTGCCGAACGTGATGAAGAACGACGACGGCGCGTCCCTGGAGTTCCGCCAGCTCACCGAGCGCTCGCTGCGTGAAACCAAGATCGGCGCGCTGCGCGCCGCCGCGCTGGACCTGGACAAGGACGGAATGGTCCTCACCGCCGAAGGGGCCAGGCTCTGGTCCATGGCACTGAACGATGTGCGCCTGGTGCTTGCGGAGCGCCTGGACATCCGGGATGAAGAGGACGCCGGGCACGTGCACCTGATGCAGGACTGGTCCCAGGCCGAGGACGTGGAAAGCTACCTCGCACTGGTGTACAACTTCACCACGTGGCTGCAGGAATCCCTGGTTCAGGCGATGCTCCAGTCCCTGGATTCCCGGGCCTGA
- the clpS gene encoding ATP-dependent Clp protease adapter ClpS, with product MTLSVALGPDTQEGTRTGTEAFTDSLTAPDIPWNLVIWNDPVNLMSYVSYVFQSYFGYSESKANKLMMEVHKKGRSIVAHGSKEQVERHAVAMHGFGLWATVEKASGGNGGSSRNSGKSGGSGQGKGKRG from the coding sequence ATGACCTTAAGCGTTGCGCTCGGCCCTGATACACAGGAGGGCACCCGGACCGGGACAGAGGCGTTCACCGACTCCCTGACCGCCCCGGACATCCCTTGGAACCTGGTGATCTGGAACGATCCCGTCAACCTGATGAGCTATGTCAGCTACGTCTTCCAAAGCTACTTCGGCTATTCAGAGTCCAAGGCCAACAAGCTGATGATGGAAGTCCACAAGAAGGGCCGGTCCATTGTTGCCCACGGCAGCAAGGAACAGGTTGAGCGGCATGCCGTGGCCATGCACGGTTTCGGCCTCTGGGCCACTGTGGAGAAAGCCAGCGGCGGGAACGGTGGAAGTTCCAGGAACTCAGGAAAATCCGGCGGGTCCGGGCAGGGGAAGGGGAAACGTGGCTAA
- a CDS encoding nicotinate phosphoribosyltransferase, with the protein MSTSAGWDHPRTSFYTDHYELTMLQASLHSGAAHRRSVFEAFARRLPDGRRYGIVAGTGRLLEGIADFRFGEAELDFLGQTGVVNQDTLDYLANYRFSGDIWGYPEGEAYFPNSPILIVESTFAEACMLETYLLSVLNHDSAIASAASRMITAAGNRPCIEMGSRRTHEESAAAAARAAVIAGFDSTSNLEAGMRYGIKTVGTAAHSFTLLHDTERDAFEAQIASLGPGTSLLVDTYDVEAAVRAAVELAGPKLGGVRLDSGDLVAQAQWVRQLLDELGNVNTKIVVTSDLDEFAIAALQSAPVDSYGVGTSLVTGSGAPTASMVYKLVSRTDDAGNFVSVAKTAKNKTSMGGRKYALRKLNERGVATQEIVGIGHRPEDDGNDRPLLQQFMKNGELLPGWTGHEGVVRARQRHADTMAELPGVVNRLQRGEPAIPTIYEEN; encoded by the coding sequence GTGAGTACCTCCGCCGGCTGGGACCATCCCCGCACGTCCTTTTACACAGACCACTACGAGCTGACCATGCTGCAGGCATCGCTGCATTCAGGCGCCGCGCACCGCCGGTCGGTCTTCGAGGCCTTTGCCCGGCGCCTGCCCGACGGCCGTCGGTACGGGATTGTGGCGGGAACAGGCCGCCTGCTGGAAGGCATCGCCGACTTCCGGTTCGGCGAAGCAGAGCTGGACTTCCTGGGCCAAACCGGCGTGGTCAACCAGGACACCCTGGATTACCTGGCAAACTACCGGTTTTCCGGTGACATCTGGGGCTACCCGGAGGGCGAGGCGTACTTCCCCAACTCCCCCATCCTGATCGTCGAATCAACATTTGCCGAAGCCTGCATGCTGGAGACCTACCTTCTCTCAGTCCTGAACCATGACAGTGCCATCGCCTCCGCCGCATCCCGAATGATCACCGCGGCCGGCAACCGGCCCTGCATCGAAATGGGGTCGCGGCGCACGCACGAGGAATCGGCAGCAGCAGCCGCCCGCGCCGCCGTCATCGCCGGATTCGACAGCACCTCCAACCTCGAGGCCGGCATGCGCTACGGCATCAAGACCGTCGGCACCGCCGCACACTCGTTCACGCTCCTCCACGACACCGAGCGGGACGCCTTTGAGGCGCAGATCGCCTCCCTCGGCCCCGGCACCTCGCTGCTCGTGGACACGTACGACGTCGAAGCAGCGGTGCGTGCCGCCGTCGAGTTGGCGGGGCCCAAGCTGGGGGGCGTCCGCCTGGACTCCGGGGACCTCGTGGCCCAGGCCCAGTGGGTCCGGCAACTGTTGGACGAGCTCGGCAATGTGAACACCAAGATTGTGGTTACCTCGGACCTGGACGAATTTGCCATCGCCGCGCTGCAGTCCGCCCCGGTGGATTCGTACGGCGTGGGCACGTCGCTGGTTACAGGGTCCGGGGCCCCCACCGCGAGCATGGTCTACAAGCTCGTCAGCCGCACCGACGACGCCGGCAATTTCGTCTCAGTGGCGAAGACCGCCAAGAACAAAACCAGCATGGGCGGCCGGAAATATGCGCTGCGCAAACTCAACGAGCGGGGAGTGGCCACCCAGGAAATTGTGGGCATCGGCCACCGCCCCGAGGACGACGGCAACGACCGGCCGCTGCTGCAGCAGTTTATGAAGAACGGCGAGCTGTTGCCGGGCTGGACCGGACACGAGGGTGTGGTCCGCGCCCGCCAGCGGCACGCGGACACCATGGCCGAACTGCCCGGCGTCGTCAACCGCCTGCAGCGCGGCGAACCTGCCATCCCCACCATCTACGAGGAGAACTGA